In Daucus carota subsp. sativus chromosome 4, DH1 v3.0, whole genome shotgun sequence, one DNA window encodes the following:
- the LOC108217759 gene encoding NAC domain-containing protein 7, which translates to MDASSHVPPGFRFHPTDEELVDYYLRKKITSKRIDLDVIKDIDLYKIEPWDLQELCGLGIEEQNEWYFFSHKDKKYPTGTRTNRATAAGFWKATGRDKAIYSKHDLVGMRKTLVYYKGRAPNGQKSDWIMHEYRLETDENAPNQEEGWVVCRVFKKRIATVRRMSEHESPIWYEDQVSFMPDMDSPKQPNISYHYPYSCKKEQDFHYQNLSSSDHFLQLPLLETPKILQAPLPILTNCTYMPVHGLNVNLSRNIMQSSSLTQDQFSIPSNSYDQGLEPVTDWRVLDKFVASQLSHEDVPKQNQDCLNVNSATLASIISAEDDDSSSLLIRNLNKQDIFDQEITSTSTSSCQIDLWK; encoded by the exons atggaCGCTTCTTCTCACGTCCCCCCTGGATTCCGGTTCCATCCTACTGATGAAGAACTGGTGGATTACTACCTGAGAAAAAAGATTACATCTAAAAGAATTGATCTGGATGTCATTAAAGACATTGATCTTTACAAAATAGAACCCTGGGATCTACAAG AGCTCTGTGGATTGGGAATAGAAGAGCAGAATGAATGGTATTTCTTCAGTCATAAGGACAAGAAGTACCCGACCGGGACTCGTACGAATAGAGCCACAGCTGCTGGATTCTGGAAAGCAACAGGAAGAGATAAAGCAATCTACTCCAAGCATGATTTAGTTGGTATGAGGAAGACCTTGGTCTATTACAAAGGCCGCGCCCCCAATGGCCAGAAGTCTGACTGGATAATGCACGAGTATCGCCTTGAAACGGATGAAAATGCACCCA ATCAGGAAGAAGGATGGGTTGTATGTAGGGTGTTCAAGAAGAGAATTGCAACAGTACGGAGAATGAGCGAGCACGAGTCACCAATATGGTATGAAGATCAAGTGTCATTCATGCCTGACATGGATTCTCCGAAACAGCCAAACATTTCTTACCACTATCCTTATTCTTGCAAAAAAGAGCAGGACTTTCACTACCAAAATCTTTCTAGCTCGGATCATTTTCTCCAACTCCCCCTACTCGAAACTCCAAAGATTCTGCAAGCACCACTGCCTATCCTCACAAACTGCACTTACATGCCCGTGCACGGCCTTAATGTAAACCTTAGCAGAAACATTATGCAATCCTCGTCACTCACACAAGACCAATTTAGCATTCCTTCTAATTCTTATGATCAAGGCCTCGAGCCAGTTACAGATTGGCGAGTTCTTGACAAATTTGTTGCTTCACAACTCAGTCATGAAGATGTTCCCAAGCAAAATCAGGATTGTTTGAATGTCAATTCAGCCACATTAGCCAGTATCATTTCTGCTGAGGATGATGATAGCTCGAGCTTACTCATCAGAAATTTGAATAAGCAAGATATATTCGATCAAGAAATCACCTCAACGTCAACTTCAAGTTGTCAAATTGATCTGTGGAAATGA